A genomic segment from Roseofilum capinflatum BLCC-M114 encodes:
- a CDS encoding carbon dioxide-concentrating mechanism protein CcmK → MSRPDTLNGSALGLVSTRSFPAVIAVADAMIKAAEVTLVGIEKIGNGYCTAIARGRIADIRLAVDYGSQTARDFGPEQLVSSSVIPRPLPNLEVIFPINPQFMEVAAYNQENRYSRQAVGLLETIGFPPMVGAADAMLKSANVELMSFETIGSGLCTAIIRGSVADVAMAIESGVYEAQRIGELNAIYIIPRPQDDLEQILPVASALMTEESEPLKLPVSIEQEEMEEELIKLPDLEKVPLKIEEK, encoded by the coding sequence ATGAGTAGACCCGACACTCTCAATGGAAGTGCATTAGGTTTGGTGTCAACCCGGAGCTTTCCCGCAGTGATTGCGGTAGCAGATGCCATGATTAAGGCAGCGGAAGTGACCTTGGTGGGCATTGAAAAAATTGGTAATGGCTATTGTACGGCGATCGCCAGAGGGAGGATCGCCGATATTCGGTTAGCAGTGGACTATGGCTCGCAAACGGCCCGTGACTTTGGCCCGGAGCAACTTGTCAGTAGTAGCGTCATTCCCAGACCGTTACCGAATTTAGAAGTTATATTCCCCATCAATCCCCAATTTATGGAAGTCGCGGCTTATAACCAGGAAAATCGCTATAGCCGTCAAGCCGTAGGATTGCTCGAAACCATTGGCTTTCCGCCCATGGTTGGGGCAGCCGATGCCATGCTCAAATCGGCCAATGTAGAATTAATGTCTTTTGAAACTATCGGTTCTGGACTCTGTACAGCCATTATTCGCGGTTCAGTGGCCGATGTAGCCATGGCGATCGAATCGGGCGTATATGAAGCCCAACGCATTGGAGAACTCAATGCCATTTATATTATTCCCAGACCTCAAGACGACTTAGAACAAATTCTCCCAGTAGCCAGTGCTTTGATGACAGAAGAATCAGAACCCTTGAAATTACCTGTGAGCATCGAGCAGGAAGAGATGGAGGAAGAATTGATCAAGTTACCCGATCTGGAAAAAGTGCCCCTGAAAATTGAAGAAAAATGA
- a CDS encoding pentapeptide repeat-containing protein, whose protein sequence is MANQEHLDLLHEGIDTWNAWRKSHPEILPDLREATLKEGNFNGINWSATDLEKSNLTGAFLSGADLTGAILRHACLSGINLSDANLSHANLSAALINQANLRRVNLSYGILRRTNLSQSFLTQSNLSHANLFQSNLMGAFLNQVDFSHANLVGVDLNQAFLNQANLTAAELFQADLERAFLSEALLCRANLSKANLYRADLSDANLREADFTHSNVQDVTWKDTILTHTEFNHTKGIPDHLRFQFKNLGALFLD, encoded by the coding sequence ATGGCCAATCAAGAACATTTAGATTTACTTCATGAAGGAATAGACACTTGGAACGCTTGGCGCAAGAGTCATCCTGAAATTCTACCGGATCTCAGGGAGGCAACCTTGAAAGAGGGAAATTTCAATGGCATTAATTGGAGCGCAACAGATTTAGAAAAGAGCAATTTAACGGGTGCTTTTTTGAGCGGAGCCGATTTAACTGGGGCGATTCTTCGCCATGCTTGTCTGAGCGGCATTAATCTAAGTGATGCTAATTTAAGTCATGCGAATTTGAGTGCGGCCTTAATTAATCAAGCCAATCTCAGACGAGTCAATTTGAGCTATGGTATTTTACGCCGCACGAATTTAAGTCAATCCTTTTTGACTCAATCCAATTTATCCCATGCGAATTTGTTTCAAAGTAATTTAATGGGGGCATTCTTGAATCAAGTCGATTTTTCCCATGCCAACTTAGTTGGAGTAGATTTAAATCAAGCTTTCTTGAATCAAGCCAATTTGACCGCCGCCGAGTTATTTCAAGCCGACTTAGAACGAGCGTTTTTAAGTGAAGCTCTCCTGTGTCGTGCTAATCTTTCTAAAGCTAATCTTTACCGGGCCGATTTAAGTGATGCTAATTTACGGGAAGCAGATTTTACTCACTCCAACGTGCAAGATGTAACTTGGAAAGATACGATATTAACCCATACCGAGTTTAATCACACCAAGGGAATTCCAGACCATTTGCGCTTTCAGTTTAAGAATTTAGGCGCTTTATTTCTCGATTAA
- a CDS encoding WD40 repeat domain-containing protein, whose protein sequence is MTNCPVCGTEYIEGTTKLCKTCGWDLTPESIPDQVLQVLLQRERLRLAWAKGVWARARELASRVRLQSTLGDLQSQLELATQERSLLQSQLSQVYSQMEEISPAQLQALLMNQTDGGETLVELQQIQTQLQQELSQTQELLELAQSQIGSDGLDLIIDALQDPSLQVKRVAYLLLQRSGSLKAKEALEAFKLESYQLFSCVYTGEHNGPVRTIAVSPDGQWIASGSNDQTIKIWHGETGELHHTLTGHNGSILSVAISSDGEILASGSSDHSIKVWNLKTGELMSTLAGYAGEVWTVAITPDNQIVAGGSEDKTIKLWNWKTGELTSTLAGYAGGVRSIAMSGQGDKISGGSNDQTIKLWNLDRKELLYTLTGHSDRVRSVAISPDGQRLASGSSDQTIRLWNLETGEVEQVLSDHVAAVTSVIVTADNKILASASDDCTVKLWNLQTGELLQTFTDHNNYVVGVAISANGDTMATGSFDHTVKIWRVVA, encoded by the coding sequence GTGACTAATTGTCCTGTTTGTGGTACAGAATATATCGAAGGAACCACGAAACTCTGTAAAACCTGTGGTTGGGATTTAACTCCGGAGTCGATTCCCGACCAAGTGCTACAAGTCCTCCTGCAACGAGAACGGTTGCGTTTGGCTTGGGCCAAAGGGGTTTGGGCTAGGGCCAGGGAATTGGCCTCGCGGGTGAGGTTACAGTCAACATTGGGGGATCTACAGTCTCAGTTAGAGTTAGCGACCCAAGAGCGATCGCTCCTCCAAAGTCAACTGTCTCAAGTATATTCGCAAATGGAGGAAATCAGCCCAGCTCAACTCCAGGCCTTACTGATGAATCAAACGGATGGAGGGGAGACCCTGGTGGAGTTGCAACAAATCCAAACTCAACTTCAACAAGAACTCAGTCAAACCCAGGAATTACTCGAATTAGCCCAATCTCAAATTGGTTCGGATGGTCTAGATTTAATCATTGACGCGCTACAAGATCCATCTCTTCAGGTGAAACGGGTGGCTTATTTATTACTCCAACGCAGTGGTTCTTTGAAAGCAAAGGAAGCACTCGAAGCCTTTAAACTAGAGAGTTATCAGCTTTTTTCCTGCGTATATACCGGGGAACATAACGGGCCGGTACGGACGATCGCCGTTTCCCCGGATGGCCAGTGGATTGCCAGTGGGAGTAATGACCAAACGATAAAAATTTGGCACGGGGAAACCGGGGAACTGCACCACACCCTGACCGGCCATAATGGTTCAATTTTATCGGTGGCTATTTCTTCGGACGGAGAAATTTTGGCCAGTGGCAGTAGCGATCACTCCATTAAGGTTTGGAATCTCAAAACGGGTGAACTTATGAGTACCCTGGCTGGGTATGCTGGGGAAGTGTGGACAGTGGCCATTACTCCCGACAATCAAATTGTGGCTGGAGGCAGTGAGGATAAAACTATTAAGCTCTGGAATTGGAAAACGGGAGAGTTAACCAGTACCTTAGCTGGGTATGCGGGAGGCGTGCGATCGATCGCCATGAGTGGTCAAGGGGATAAAATTAGCGGGGGGAGTAACGATCAAACCATTAAGTTGTGGAACTTAGACCGTAAGGAGTTACTCTATACCTTAACCGGCCATAGCGATCGCGTCCGCTCAGTAGCCATTAGTCCAGATGGTCAACGGTTAGCCAGTGGCAGTAGTGACCAGACCATTCGCTTATGGAATTTGGAAACCGGAGAAGTCGAACAAGTGCTTTCAGATCATGTAGCAGCCGTAACTTCGGTGATCGTTACTGCCGATAACAAAATTCTCGCCAGTGCCAGTGATGATTGTACAGTAAAGTTATGGAATTTGCAGACCGGCGAGTTATTGCAAACCTTTACCGATCATAACAATTATGTGGTTGGGGTAGCCATCAGTGCCAACGGTGACACCATGGCCACAGGAAGTTTCGATCATACGGTGAAAATTTGGCGGGTGGTGGCTTAA
- a CDS encoding serine protease, protein MRKQQESGLIKIWAMLLSVGMVLSPQLAWGQGLQDLFRQAEEARKAGNFQAAEEIWRQVIEQDPNNAPAYLGLGNRLRDQNKLEEAIAAYEKAIEVDPNYAFAYVGLGNALRSDNQLEAAKTQYQQAIELNPNLPGVYWNLGNVLSELGDLEEAIAQFRIALKLKPDSVPVYNDLGDVLLNLGNVEEAIATYNEAIDLGSRYVSSYVGLGNALQENNQLDQAIEAYKSAIQLDAFDASAYFALGDIYYQQEDWQQAVEVYQAGVRLQEDDRVYTALGYAWQQLGKVEEAIAAYENAINQNPNGVLAHYNLLESQRLLALQQASNPSNASNDENVSNTVENEEPANTSDNPSEDQNQVSEDSETLSPLAPIARIITPIPNGVNIGTGWVVEREEDRVLVVTSREAIAYASSLENDQIQVEFFQPSEGEVLPRYSAQLMHITPDEAATNLVVLQVTGIPETIEPLEINTELGNEDVELIGHPFNTDPWQTVSGNLDTEAQDTDQPIEIEANLTQGYAGSPIFNQDQQVVAILGHVGEGSTETEAPFTPAITETGVIYPMELIQEQLEAWGVWENE, encoded by the coding sequence ATGAGGAAACAACAGGAGAGTGGTTTAATAAAAATCTGGGCAATGCTGTTAAGTGTTGGCATGGTGTTGAGTCCTCAGTTGGCTTGGGGGCAAGGGTTACAGGATTTGTTTCGCCAAGCAGAGGAAGCGCGGAAGGCAGGGAATTTTCAAGCGGCTGAGGAGATTTGGCGACAAGTTATTGAGCAAGATCCGAATAATGCCCCCGCTTATTTGGGGTTGGGCAATCGGTTGCGAGATCAGAATAAACTGGAAGAGGCGATCGCCGCTTATGAGAAGGCGATCGAGGTCGATCCCAATTATGCCTTTGCCTATGTGGGGTTAGGGAATGCTCTGCGCTCGGATAATCAGTTGGAAGCAGCTAAAACTCAATATCAACAAGCCATTGAACTCAATCCCAATTTGCCAGGGGTGTATTGGAATTTGGGCAATGTGTTGTCGGAATTGGGGGATTTAGAGGAGGCGATCGCCCAATTTCGGATTGCCCTGAAGCTTAAACCCGATTCTGTGCCGGTTTACAATGATTTGGGCGATGTGCTGCTCAACTTGGGCAATGTAGAAGAGGCGATCGCCACTTATAATGAGGCGATCGACCTCGGATCGCGGTATGTTTCCAGTTATGTAGGCTTAGGGAATGCCCTGCAAGAAAATAATCAACTCGATCAGGCGATCGAAGCCTATAAAAGCGCCATCCAGTTAGATGCTTTTGATGCCTCCGCCTATTTTGCCTTGGGTGATATTTATTATCAACAGGAAGATTGGCAGCAAGCGGTGGAGGTTTACCAAGCGGGGGTTAGACTCCAAGAAGATGACCGGGTGTATACCGCTTTGGGCTATGCTTGGCAACAGTTAGGGAAGGTGGAAGAGGCGATCGCCGCCTACGAAAATGCCATTAATCAAAATCCCAATGGGGTGCTGGCCCACTACAATCTGCTCGAATCCCAACGCTTATTGGCTCTACAACAAGCCTCTAATCCTTCTAATGCCTCAAATGATGAAAATGTCTCCAACACCGTCGAGAATGAAGAGCCTGCTAATACCTCCGATAATCCTTCCGAGGATCAAAATCAGGTCTCAGAGGACTCTGAAACCCTCTCTCCTTTAGCTCCCATTGCCCGCATTATCACCCCTATTCCCAATGGGGTGAACATTGGAACCGGTTGGGTAGTCGAACGGGAGGAGGATCGAGTTTTAGTCGTCACCAGTCGGGAGGCGATCGCCTATGCCTCCTCCTTAGAAAACGACCAGATTCAGGTCGAATTTTTCCAACCCTCAGAAGGCGAGGTTTTACCCCGCTATAGCGCCCAACTGATGCACATTACACCAGACGAAGCTGCCACCAATTTAGTCGTTTTACAAGTCACCGGAATTCCCGAAACCATTGAACCGTTAGAAATAAATACGGAATTAGGCAATGAAGACGTAGAATTAATTGGCCATCCCTTTAATACTGACCCTTGGCAAACCGTGAGCGGCAACTTAGATACAGAAGCTCAAGATACGGATCAACCCATTGAGATTGAAGCCAACTTAACCCAAGGATATGCAGGCAGCCCCATTTTCAATCAAGACCAGCAAGTTGTTGCCATATTAGGTCATGTGGGAGAGGGTAGCACAGAAACCGAGGCTCCCTTTACTCCAGCCATAACAGAAACAGGAGTCATTTATCCCATGGAATTAATTCAAGAACAACTCGAAGCCTGGGGCGTTTGGGAAAATGAGTAA
- a CDS encoding DUF29 domain-containing protein, with protein sequence METLTDRFLLSDLHDRDYYLWLETTSQLLRNRKLERIDVEHLAEELEDMGKSEKRAIESNLEILLMHLLKYQYQPEKQRNSWRYTIYEHRKRLKKAFKDSPSLRGYFEQVFDSCYTEARTMAALETGMNRDEFPELCPFAIGAEVPLPWERD encoded by the coding sequence ATGGAAACCTTAACCGATCGCTTTCTTCTATCGGATCTCCACGATCGCGACTATTACCTGTGGTTGGAAACGACATCACAGTTGTTGCGGAATCGCAAACTGGAGCGCATTGATGTGGAGCATCTCGCAGAAGAACTCGAAGATATGGGGAAAAGTGAGAAACGGGCGATCGAGAGTAACCTGGAAATCCTGCTGATGCACTTACTCAAATATCAATATCAACCGGAAAAACAGAGGAATAGCTGGCGCTACACCATTTACGAACATCGCAAACGACTCAAGAAAGCCTTCAAAGATAGCCCCAGTTTACGCGGATATTTTGAGCAAGTTTTTGACTCCTGTTACACAGAAGCGCGAACGATGGCAGCTCTAGAAACCGGAATGAACAGGGATGAGTTTCCAGAGCTGTGTCCCTTTGCGATCGGAGCAGAAGTCCCTCTCCCGTGGGAGAGGGATTAG
- the yghU gene encoding glutathione-dependent disulfide-bond oxidoreductase, whose translation MDTPSPYTPPQVWQPDTDNGGTWSKINRPIAGPTHEQELPVGNHPLQLYSLATPNGQKVTILLEELLVLGITGAEYDAYPIKINEGDQFSSGFVALNPNSKIPALVDRSTTPETPIFESGSILLYLAEKFAAFLPNEPLQRTECLSWLFWQVGSAPYVGGGFGHFYSYAPTKIKYCIDRFTMETKRQLDVLNRQLADKPYICGETYTIADMAIWPWYGSLVLGKLYDAGEFLEVQSYTHLLRWAEEIASRPAVQRGRRVNRTWGPEEEQLHERHSASDFETHSPAQQ comes from the coding sequence ATGGACACTCCCTCACCCTACACCCCTCCCCAAGTCTGGCAACCAGACACCGACAACGGAGGAACCTGGTCAAAAATCAATCGTCCCATTGCCGGCCCGACCCATGAGCAAGAATTACCCGTAGGCAATCATCCCCTCCAACTCTACTCCCTAGCCACGCCCAATGGTCAAAAAGTAACCATTCTCCTCGAAGAATTGTTAGTGCTGGGGATTACTGGAGCAGAATATGATGCTTATCCGATCAAAATCAATGAGGGTGACCAGTTTAGCAGTGGCTTTGTGGCCCTTAATCCCAACTCTAAAATTCCCGCTCTGGTTGACCGCAGCACTACCCCCGAAACTCCCATCTTTGAATCTGGCTCTATCCTGCTCTATCTGGCGGAAAAATTTGCGGCATTCCTACCGAATGAACCCCTTCAACGCACAGAATGTTTATCTTGGCTCTTTTGGCAGGTGGGTTCAGCGCCCTATGTTGGCGGTGGGTTTGGCCATTTTTATAGTTACGCCCCCACTAAAATTAAATACTGCATTGACCGGTTTACGATGGAGACCAAGCGCCAGCTCGATGTCCTCAACCGGCAGTTAGCGGATAAGCCCTATATTTGTGGTGAAACTTATACCATTGCTGATATGGCTATCTGGCCCTGGTATGGGTCGCTGGTATTAGGCAAGCTGTATGATGCAGGAGAATTTCTAGAGGTACAGTCCTATACCCATCTGCTCCGGTGGGCGGAGGAAATTGCCTCCCGTCCAGCCGTGCAACGGGGACGCAGGGTTAACCGCACCTGGGGGCCAGAGGAAGAGCAATTGCACGAGCGGCACTCGGCTAGTGACTTTGAAACCCATAGTCCTGCTCAGCAATAA
- a CDS encoding HD family phosphohydrolase: MDEQHPELACLLAQKDLDEAAKRANLVEELLAIGTALSGSQNLQQLLDLILSKSREITCSDAGSVYLVNRKDDAQELIFKTAQNDSISTHLFQEFAIPLTPKSLAGYVALTGDTLNIVDAYQLPSSVPYQLDRSFDHDFAYRTCSVLVLPMQNHEGTVIGVLQLINCKCQPDLKITADNALEITRPFSQFQERIVRSLASQAAISIERNHLQQSIETLFEGFVKASVQVIEARDPTTSGHSERVAELTVRLAQEVNDIHSGPLNLIWFNDRQLQEIRYASLLHDFGKVLVPETILGKREKLYPEQLEVIRHRFALAQRTLEMECYQSKFKYLVEHPSHHHSGENQGANCPHCNHLTELDQELDRAIAYLKESLALIEDLKRPLAIETQELKTHYQTFEKQLQKIAQFTYRDIDGQEKPLLTPNEITQLLVLRGNLTAQERLAIEAHVTHSYEFLKRIPWTKSLQDIPAIAYGHHEKLDGSGYPQGLHQQDIPMQTQMMTVADIYDALTAADRPYKRRLPIEIVMKILHEEADNGKINPDLVLLFEQRQVFTALGHTWPQEKSAA, from the coding sequence ATGGATGAACAGCATCCCGAATTAGCCTGTTTGCTTGCACAAAAAGATTTAGATGAAGCAGCGAAACGAGCCAACTTAGTGGAAGAACTGCTCGCTATTGGTACAGCGCTATCGGGGAGTCAGAATTTACAACAACTCCTAGATCTGATTTTATCCAAAAGTCGGGAAATTACCTGTAGTGATGCGGGTAGTGTCTATTTAGTGAACCGCAAAGATGATGCCCAAGAATTGATTTTTAAGACAGCCCAAAATGATTCGATCTCGACTCATTTGTTTCAAGAATTCGCTATTCCGTTAACGCCGAAAAGTTTAGCCGGTTATGTGGCCCTAACTGGCGATACCTTAAATATTGTCGATGCGTATCAACTCCCCTCCTCTGTTCCCTACCAACTCGATCGCAGTTTTGACCATGATTTTGCCTATCGCACTTGTTCGGTTTTGGTGCTACCGATGCAAAATCATGAGGGAACCGTCATTGGAGTTTTACAGCTCATTAATTGCAAATGTCAACCCGATCTGAAAATTACGGCTGATAATGCTCTGGAGATTACCCGACCGTTTAGCCAGTTTCAAGAGCGCATCGTGCGATCGCTCGCTTCCCAAGCCGCGATTTCCATTGAGCGGAATCATTTACAACAAAGTATTGAAACCCTGTTTGAAGGGTTTGTGAAAGCCTCTGTGCAGGTAATTGAAGCCCGCGATCCGACCACTTCCGGCCATTCGGAACGGGTAGCCGAATTAACCGTGAGACTGGCCCAAGAAGTGAATGATATTCACTCCGGGCCTCTAAATTTAATCTGGTTTAATGACCGGCAACTGCAAGAAATTCGCTATGCTTCCTTGTTGCATGATTTTGGTAAAGTCTTGGTTCCAGAAACCATTTTAGGCAAACGGGAAAAGCTTTATCCAGAACAGTTAGAGGTGATTCGCCATCGGTTTGCCTTGGCTCAACGGACGTTAGAAATGGAGTGTTATCAAAGCAAGTTTAAGTATTTAGTCGAACATCCCAGCCATCACCATTCAGGGGAGAATCAAGGGGCAAATTGTCCCCATTGTAATCACTTGACTGAGTTAGACCAGGAACTCGATCGGGCGATCGCCTACCTCAAAGAGTCCTTAGCCTTAATTGAAGACCTCAAACGTCCCTTAGCCATTGAAACCCAAGAACTCAAAACCCATTATCAGACCTTTGAGAAGCAATTACAAAAGATTGCCCAATTCACCTATCGGGATATAGATGGTCAAGAAAAACCTTTGCTCACACCTAACGAAATTACCCAGTTACTGGTGCTTCGAGGAAATTTAACCGCCCAAGAGAGGCTGGCGATCGAGGCCCATGTAACCCATTCCTACGAGTTTCTCAAGCGCATACCCTGGACAAAGAGTTTACAAGATATTCCGGCGATCGCCTACGGACACCATGAAAAACTCGATGGCAGTGGATATCCCCAAGGACTCCATCAACAAGACATCCCCATGCAAACCCAAATGATGACCGTTGCCGACATTTATGACGCGCTCACGGCCGCAGATCGCCCCTATAAACGTCGCCTTCCCATCGAAATCGTGATGAAAATTCTCCATGAAGAAGCCGACAACGGCAAAATCAACCCCGATCTCGTCCTCCTCTTTGAACAGCGCCAAGTCTTTACCGCTCTCGGCCATACTTGGCCGCAAGAAAAATCAGCCGCCTAA
- a CDS encoding DUF4079 domain-containing protein encodes MDTKDFLALLHPTLAVVLVYPLIGIVVYFAWQTRQRRLQTAAGEKSKIPPIVGPDHVRIGQWLTGSVVGISLVALAYVLFIDKPRSSAVEGVLVALLFAATLASLVFLFRVSKRGSKLWRGVFATGAGMGIVVLGSQEGVFRRTYEWYISHYYYGIAAALLMIFSLAIVQDIYRDRSHKWRMAHIILNCVAVLLFLGQGFTGSRDLLELPLDWQKPYVYQCSWSAKTCPQADD; translated from the coding sequence GTGGACACAAAAGATTTTTTAGCTCTCCTCCATCCTACCCTTGCCGTAGTCCTGGTTTATCCCCTGATTGGTATTGTGGTTTACTTTGCCTGGCAAACCCGTCAACGACGACTGCAAACCGCAGCCGGGGAGAAAAGTAAAATTCCCCCCATCGTTGGCCCCGATCATGTCAGAATTGGCCAATGGCTCACGGGTTCGGTGGTTGGCATCAGTTTAGTTGCCCTAGCTTATGTCCTTTTTATTGATAAGCCTCGCTCTAGTGCCGTTGAAGGCGTTTTAGTCGCCCTGTTATTTGCCGCCACCCTTGCCTCCTTAGTCTTCCTGTTTCGCGTCAGTAAACGCGGCTCGAAATTATGGCGAGGTGTCTTTGCTACGGGGGCAGGCATGGGGATAGTCGTTCTTGGCAGCCAAGAAGGGGTTTTCCGACGGACTTATGAATGGTATATTTCTCACTATTATTATGGTATTGCTGCGGCCCTATTGATGATTTTCTCTTTAGCGATCGTACAAGATATTTACCGCGATCGCTCCCATAAATGGCGCATGGCCCACATTATCCTCAACTGCGTTGCCGTCTTGCTGTTTCTTGGCCAAGGGTTCACCGGTTCCCGTGACTTACTCGAACTTCCCCTCGATTGGCAAAAACCCTATGTCTATCAGTGTAGCTGGAGCGCGAAAACCTGTCCCCAAGCCGATGATTAA
- a CDS encoding ABC transporter permease, whose protein sequence is MTVTALLGAIELGLLYSLVGLGVYLSFRILDFPDLTVDGSFPLGGAVAATLIVNGIHPIAATGVAIAAGALSGACTAWLTVQFKILNLLSSILTMIALYSLNLRIMGRPNVPLLGEFTLFSPFNSLPVPRQVMIPVILVIIVILVKVSLDALLATEWGLALRATGANSTMARAQGVNTGMMIIIGMALSNAMVAFGGALFAQIYGFADVTLGVGTIVLGLAAVIIGETFTPGKTVFQGTLGVILGALVYRLAVAVALNADFIGLQAQDLNLVTALLVAIALILPQTPLKHWFKQRQSKTRS, encoded by the coding sequence ATGACTGTTACAGCCCTCTTAGGAGCCATTGAACTGGGTTTACTCTATAGTCTGGTCGGCCTAGGCGTTTATCTCTCATTCCGTATTTTAGATTTTCCCGATTTAACCGTTGATGGTAGTTTTCCTCTCGGAGGAGCGGTTGCAGCGACTTTGATTGTCAATGGAATTCATCCGATCGCCGCTACAGGAGTGGCGATCGCTGCTGGGGCCCTTTCAGGAGCGTGTACCGCTTGGTTAACCGTACAATTCAAGATTCTCAATTTACTCTCTAGTATTCTCACCATGATCGCCCTCTATTCCCTCAATTTGCGAATCATGGGTCGTCCCAATGTGCCCCTGCTGGGGGAGTTCACTCTCTTTAGTCCCTTCAATAGCCTCCCTGTGCCCCGTCAAGTGATGATTCCGGTGATTTTGGTCATTATTGTCATTTTGGTTAAAGTCTCCTTAGATGCCCTATTAGCGACCGAATGGGGCTTGGCTCTACGGGCAACAGGGGCAAACTCTACCATGGCCCGCGCTCAAGGGGTGAATACGGGCATGATGATTATTATCGGTATGGCTTTAAGTAATGCCATGGTCGCCTTTGGGGGAGCGCTGTTTGCCCAGATTTATGGATTTGCCGATGTGACTTTGGGGGTGGGAACGATTGTTTTGGGACTAGCGGCCGTGATTATCGGCGAAACGTTTACTCCGGGAAAAACCGTATTTCAAGGCACATTGGGCGTGATTTTAGGGGCTTTAGTGTATCGTTTGGCGGTCGCTGTTGCCTTGAATGCTGATTTTATTGGTCTTCAGGCCCAAGATTTAAATTTGGTGACGGCTTTATTGGTGGCGATCGCCCTAATTTTACCCCAAACTCCCCTCAAACACTGGTTTAAACAACGACAGAGCAAAACTCGATCCTGA
- the glyA gene encoding serine hydroxymethyltransferase: MSQTNLSNLDLLNQTDPTVTELLQKELGRQREHLELIASENFASPAVMAAQGSVLTNKYAEGLPQKRYYGGCEFIDQIEQLAIDRAKQLFGAANVNVQPHSGAQANFAVFLALLEPGDTILGMDLSHGGHLTHGSPVNVSGKWFKVVQYGVNKETERLDFDQIREIALEHKPKLIICGYSAYPRIIEFEKFRAIADEVGAYLLADIAHIAGLVATGHHPNPLPHCHVVTTTTHKTLRGPRGGLIMTNDNKLGKAFNKAVFPGTQGGPLEHVIAAKAVAFGEALQPAFKDYSEQVIKNAAALAKQLQNRGLKIVSGGTDNHLMLVDLRSVNMTGKQADQLVSTVNITANKNTVPFDPESPFVTSGMRLGSPAMTTRGMREWEFTEIGNIISDLLLSPEDEAVRQECKSRVATLCDRFPLYPHLEIRTPALV, translated from the coding sequence GTGAGTCAAACGAATCTATCCAACCTAGACTTGTTAAACCAAACTGACCCTACCGTGACCGAATTGCTACAAAAAGAACTGGGACGGCAGAGGGAACACTTGGAACTCATTGCCAGTGAAAATTTCGCTTCACCTGCGGTTATGGCAGCCCAAGGATCGGTGTTGACCAATAAATATGCAGAAGGACTACCCCAAAAGCGCTATTACGGGGGCTGTGAATTTATTGACCAAATCGAACAATTAGCCATTGACCGGGCCAAGCAGCTCTTTGGTGCGGCCAATGTGAACGTTCAACCCCATTCTGGGGCCCAAGCCAATTTTGCCGTCTTCCTCGCCCTGCTAGAACCGGGCGATACCATTTTAGGCATGGATCTGTCCCATGGTGGCCATTTAACCCATGGATCGCCGGTGAATGTGTCGGGTAAATGGTTTAAGGTTGTTCAATATGGGGTGAATAAAGAAACAGAGCGCCTAGACTTTGACCAAATTCGGGAGATTGCCCTAGAACATAAACCCAAACTCATAATCTGTGGTTATTCTGCCTATCCAAGAATTATCGAATTTGAAAAATTCCGGGCGATCGCCGATGAGGTAGGAGCCTACTTGCTCGCAGACATTGCCCATATTGCCGGTTTAGTCGCTACCGGACACCATCCCAACCCCCTTCCCCACTGCCATGTGGTTACCACCACCACCCACAAAACCCTGCGCGGCCCCAGGGGTGGGTTAATCATGACCAATGATAATAAGCTGGGGAAAGCCTTCAATAAAGCCGTATTCCCAGGAACCCAAGGCGGCCCCCTAGAGCATGTAATTGCAGCTAAAGCAGTCGCCTTTGGAGAAGCCCTACAACCCGCGTTTAAGGACTATTCCGAGCAAGTGATCAAAAATGCGGCGGCTCTAGCCAAGCAACTGCAAAATCGGGGGCTGAAAATTGTTTCTGGAGGTACAGATAACCACTTGATGCTGGTGGATTTGCGCTCTGTCAACATGACCGGTAAACAAGCCGATCAATTGGTCAGTACGGTCAATATTACTGCCAATAAAAATACCGTTCCCTTCGATCCCGAATCGCCCTTTGTTACCAGTGGGATGCGCTTAGGCTCTCCTGCTATGACCACACGGGGAATGAGAGAATGGGAATTTACGGAAATTGGTAATATTATTAGCGACTTGCTCTTAAGTCCGGAGGATGAAGCAGTCCGCCAAGAGTGTAAAAGCCGGGTGGCGACTTTGTGCGATCGCTTCCCCCTCTATCCCCACTTAGAAATTCGCACCCCCGCCCTGGTTTAA